In Streptomyces sp. DG2A-72, one genomic interval encodes:
- a CDS encoding DUF4253 domain-containing protein: protein MATLPNPLPTLAADPSGRALGLTLPPGRLIDATDEGPWHEPLLWQAETPASVGVWTKLGAPAGRAGLLPVLVETGGSQGGPEVWDLMPGEVSYPGDHDADEVLEELWEDCEGEDGEEWPGLAEVPEPSVDSTDSTEPAAPDSAAAEIADSLLLAGGGPFKDPHLALVPARRSADIPAAIGWSGPANHESDVARLCAVLRSWEDRFGIRVVALGFDHLLVSVAAPPSTQADAEALAAEHFAFCPDNLWQSSDTTLRTYAERRLLNQPAWHFWWD, encoded by the coding sequence ATGGCGACACTTCCCAACCCGCTGCCCACGCTCGCGGCCGATCCGAGCGGTCGTGCGCTCGGGCTCACGCTTCCGCCGGGGCGACTGATCGACGCGACCGACGAAGGCCCATGGCATGAGCCGTTGTTGTGGCAAGCCGAGACGCCCGCGTCGGTGGGCGTCTGGACGAAGCTGGGCGCGCCGGCCGGGCGGGCCGGGCTGCTGCCGGTGCTGGTGGAGACCGGTGGGAGTCAAGGCGGCCCGGAGGTCTGGGACTTGATGCCGGGAGAGGTGTCGTATCCGGGCGATCACGACGCGGACGAGGTGCTGGAGGAACTCTGGGAGGACTGCGAGGGCGAGGACGGCGAGGAGTGGCCCGGCCTCGCCGAAGTCCCCGAGCCCTCAGTCGACTCCACCGACTCCACCGAACCCGCCGCTCCCGACTCCGCCGCCGCCGAGATCGCGGACTCGCTCCTCCTCGCGGGCGGCGGGCCCTTCAAGGACCCACACCTCGCCCTCGTCCCCGCGCGCCGCAGCGCGGACATACCGGCGGCGATCGGCTGGTCGGGCCCGGCGAACCATGAGAGCGACGTGGCCCGGCTGTGCGCCGTACTCCGCTCCTGGGAGGACCGCTTCGGCATACGGGTCGTGGCGCTCGGCTTCGACCACCTGCTGGTGTCCGTCGCGGCCCCGCCCTCGACCCAGGCCGACGCCGAGGCACTCGCCGCCGAGCACTTCGCGTTCTGCCCGGACAACCTCTGGCAGAGCAGCGACACCACCCTGCGGACCTACGCCGAGCGCCGCCTCCTCAACCAGCCGGCCTGGCACTTCTGGTGGGACTGA